In a single window of the Candidatus Krumholzibacteriia bacterium genome:
- a CDS encoding YIP1 family protein: MEALMSFLKVFYSPMEVFHSIERGMKPWAGLLVYLLLAFLIISMMAPLMQEMARSSMLESGQVALEDVDAMMSSPVMVFSLKVAPTLGFLFNLLVMAFFLWLAFLVFFGAVPFGRIFTLALYAGFVDLLLGLLNNVYLATTSPEISSHLDLAAVSLNLSLGAFFDPLSFPGAFLSRFGLFQVWKIWLLVAGSSVVLDRERSKTLWPVLMIAILGALFAAFTSTLAGKFGAMG, from the coding sequence ATGGAAGCGTTGATGTCATTTCTGAAGGTATTCTATTCCCCCATGGAAGTGTTCCATTCGATCGAGCGGGGGATGAAGCCCTGGGCGGGCTTGCTGGTCTATCTTCTTCTCGCTTTTCTTATCATTTCCATGATGGCTCCTCTCATGCAGGAGATGGCCAGAAGCTCCATGCTGGAAAGCGGGCAGGTGGCCCTCGAGGATGTAGACGCAATGATGTCCTCTCCCGTGATGGTCTTTTCCCTGAAGGTCGCACCGACTCTGGGATTTCTTTTCAACCTGCTGGTCATGGCCTTCTTCCTCTGGCTTGCCTTTCTGGTCTTTTTCGGCGCGGTTCCTTTCGGGAGAATCTTCACGCTGGCCCTCTACGCCGGTTTTGTGGATCTCCTTCTGGGGCTCCTGAACAATGTGTATCTTGCGACAACGAGCCCGGAGATCTCCTCTCATCTGGATCTGGCAGCGGTCTCCCTGAATCTGAGCCTCGGTGCCTTTTTTGACCCCTTGAGTTTCCCGGGAGCCTTCCTCAGTCGCTTCGGACTCTTTCAGGTCTGGAAGATCTGGCTTCTGGTCGCAGGTTCATCCGTAGTGCTCGACCGGGAGCGTTCGAAGACTCTCTGGCCGGTACTCATGATCGCCATTCTCGGCGCTCTCTTTGCCGCATTTACATCCACTCTTGCGGGGAAATTCGGTGCCATGGGCTGA
- the tyrS gene encoding tyrosine--tRNA ligase has translation MLPVKEQLSVIMEGVEELLPEDLLEKKLERAVREDLPLVIKQGFDPTAPDLHLGHAVGLRKLRQFQDLGHRVVFLIGDFTALIGDPSGRSEMRPRMDREQVLNNAETYRSQVHKILDMDKLEMRFNSEWCMNMNFAEVLSLSSHYTVARMLERDDFSKRFSSQLPISIMEFFYPLVQGYDSVALKADVEVGGTDQKFNLLIGRHLQEAYGQEAQVILTLPLLEGTRGGDKMSKSLGNYIGIMEPAAEIFGKAMSIPDELLSSYYTLAAWFPKEEAEQDMEILKSHSVNPVLLKRKMARRLVDLYHGEGEGLKAEEAFNQVFVKKDIPDEMPLHELPRGGEDVWIVAILEASGLVKSRGEARRMIRQGAVSIDGEKVENEGSSLSTELSGDRIIKVGKRRFLRIRIT, from the coding sequence ATGTTGCCGGTGAAAGAACAGTTGAGTGTAATCATGGAGGGGGTCGAGGAGCTTCTTCCCGAAGACCTTCTGGAAAAGAAGCTCGAGCGGGCTGTGCGCGAGGATCTCCCTCTCGTCATCAAACAGGGTTTTGACCCCACGGCTCCCGATCTTCATCTCGGGCACGCTGTCGGTCTTCGAAAACTTCGGCAGTTTCAGGATCTGGGCCATCGGGTGGTATTTCTGATCGGGGACTTCACCGCCCTGATCGGCGACCCTTCGGGCCGCTCGGAAATGCGTCCGAGAATGGATCGGGAACAGGTTCTCAATAATGCGGAGACCTACCGCTCGCAGGTGCACAAGATCCTCGACATGGATAAACTCGAGATGCGTTTTAACAGCGAGTGGTGCATGAACATGAACTTCGCAGAAGTTCTGTCTCTTTCGAGCCATTACACGGTTGCCAGAATGCTCGAGCGCGATGACTTCTCCAAGCGCTTCTCCAGCCAGCTTCCGATCAGCATTATGGAGTTTTTCTACCCTCTGGTTCAGGGCTATGATTCCGTGGCCCTGAAAGCAGATGTCGAGGTGGGGGGGACCGACCAGAAATTCAACCTCCTGATTGGCCGCCATCTCCAGGAAGCCTACGGGCAGGAAGCTCAGGTGATCCTGACTCTTCCCCTGCTGGAAGGTACCAGAGGCGGGGACAAGATGAGCAAAAGTCTCGGCAACTATATCGGGATCATGGAGCCGGCGGCCGAGATTTTCGGCAAGGCCATGTCCATTCCCGATGAACTCCTGTCTTCCTACTACACTCTGGCGGCCTGGTTCCCGAAAGAGGAAGCGGAGCAGGATATGGAGATCCTCAAGAGCCATTCCGTGAATCCCGTGCTCCTCAAAAGGAAAATGGCCCGGAGACTGGTCGACCTTTATCATGGAGAGGGGGAAGGGCTGAAAGCGGAAGAGGCCTTCAATCAGGTCTTTGTCAAGAAGGACATCCCCGACGAAATGCCTCTCCACGAACTCCCCCGCGGCGGGGAGGATGTCTGGATTGTTGCAATTCTGGAAGCGTCCGGGCTGGTGAAAAGCCGTGGCGAGGCTCGAAGAATGATCCGGCAGGGTGCCGTTTCCATCGATGGAGAAAAGGTGGAAAATGAGGGTAGCTCACTGTCCACGGAGCTATCCGGAGACCGGATCATCAAGGTGGGGAAGCGTCGATTCCTGCGAATTCGCATCACCTGA
- the cdd gene encoding cytidine deaminase: protein MDKLLEKALEAREMAYAPYSGFRVGAALETESGEIFSAANLENASLGLSVCAERNAVARAVHSGQRRFTRIAISSDAPFGVPPCGACRQVLQEFAEDLEILLIDEDGSARSYRLKELLPAPFTPEQLREAGE from the coding sequence ATGGATAAACTGCTGGAAAAAGCACTCGAGGCGCGTGAGATGGCCTATGCGCCCTATTCCGGGTTCCGGGTAGGCGCGGCTCTGGAAACGGAGAGCGGTGAGATCTTTTCCGCTGCGAATCTTGAAAATGCTTCTCTGGGGCTCTCGGTCTGCGCCGAAAGGAATGCCGTTGCTCGCGCCGTACATTCCGGCCAGAGGCGTTTTACCCGAATTGCAATCTCCAGCGATGCGCCTTTCGGTGTCCCTCCCTGTGGTGCCTGTCGTCAGGTGCTTCAGGAGTTTGCCGAAGATCTGGAGATTCTCCTCATCGATGAAGACGGATCAGCAAGAAGCTACCGGCTGAAAGAGCTTCTGCCTGCTCCCTTCACGCCTGAGCAGCTTCGGGAGGCCGGCGAGTGA
- a CDS encoding thymidine phosphorylase, whose amino-acid sequence MNLQPMILKKRGGGELTSGELNRLVAGVVDGSIPDYQLSAFLMAVYFQGMSVEETREFTRAMSESGSRHEWGHLARTTADKHSTGGVGDKVSLVLAPLAAACGLAVPMLSGRGLGFTGGTLDKLESIPGFRTSLPESEFREIMEQHHFCLIGQSEEIAPADKRLYSLRDVTGTVESLPLVVASILSKKLAAGPSSLVIDLKVGRGAFMQDMKSARELGLALRDTAASLGLPTRVLFTNMDSPLGQCVGNGPEMEESLDILAGRISNEVRELSLRLCAEMLLGSGLEEEESVALAMAEEALDSGRALECFLGLCEAQGGRLDPHDERWGLPEADYSREVLSDEEGFLLPFDARKVGELSVQLGAGRERAEDGVDPRAGIRFLRKPGDKVLPGDVLLRVEGSEKEKVDVCADSLSKCLSLGEDAPVSAPLVLSSL is encoded by the coding sequence GTGAATCTGCAGCCGATGATTCTCAAGAAAAGGGGCGGCGGGGAGCTTACTTCCGGGGAACTGAATCGTCTGGTGGCCGGTGTGGTTGATGGCTCCATCCCGGACTACCAGCTTTCTGCATTTCTGATGGCCGTCTATTTTCAGGGGATGAGTGTCGAAGAAACCCGGGAGTTCACCCGGGCCATGAGCGAGTCCGGATCTCGACATGAGTGGGGTCACCTTGCCCGCACAACTGCAGACAAGCACAGCACAGGAGGAGTGGGGGACAAAGTCTCCCTGGTCCTTGCTCCCCTTGCCGCAGCCTGTGGGCTGGCCGTGCCCATGCTCAGCGGAAGGGGGCTCGGCTTTACCGGAGGGACCCTCGACAAACTGGAGTCCATTCCCGGTTTCAGGACCAGCCTCCCGGAGTCCGAGTTTCGTGAGATCATGGAACAACATCATTTCTGCCTGATCGGGCAAAGCGAGGAAATCGCTCCAGCCGATAAAAGGCTCTACTCCCTGCGGGATGTTACCGGCACCGTGGAGTCCCTTCCTCTTGTGGTCGCATCGATTTTGTCCAAAAAACTGGCCGCCGGACCTTCCTCCCTGGTTATTGACCTCAAAGTGGGACGGGGCGCCTTTATGCAGGACATGAAGTCAGCAAGAGAGTTGGGGCTTGCCCTGAGAGACACGGCCGCCAGCCTCGGCCTGCCCACCCGGGTTCTCTTCACGAACATGGATTCTCCTCTCGGGCAGTGTGTCGGCAATGGCCCGGAGATGGAAGAATCCCTGGATATCCTTGCCGGGAGGATTTCCAATGAAGTTCGCGAACTGTCTCTTCGACTCTGTGCGGAAATGTTGCTGGGAAGCGGGCTGGAGGAAGAGGAGAGTGTCGCCCTGGCCATGGCCGAAGAGGCGCTGGATTCCGGAAGGGCCCTGGAGTGTTTCTTGGGCCTCTGCGAAGCCCAGGGAGGACGCCTGGACCCCCATGACGAGCGATGGGGTTTGCCAGAGGCCGACTACTCCCGGGAAGTTCTCTCCGATGAGGAGGGCTTTCTCCTTCCCTTCGATGCCCGAAAGGTCGGAGAGCTCAGTGTACAACTGGGTGCCGGTAGGGAGAGGGCGGAGGATGGTGTGGATCCCCGGGCCGGGATTCGTTTCCTTCGGAAGCCGGGGGACAAGGTGCTTCCCGGAGATGTCTTGCTTCGCGTAGAAGGGTCGGAGAAAGAAAAGGTGGATGTCTGTGCGGATTCCCTGTCGAAGTGCCTCTCACTGGGCGAAGATGCGCCAGTTTCTGCACCCCTTGTCCTCTCGTCTCTTTAA
- a CDS encoding PBP1A family penicillin-binding protein: MSRHWKNKKRWRLLRWLLSFRVLSILLTFGMGMSIALLVWLSRDLPSTTRLQVITHNLKTQVLDRNGKVYGSFGTENRVAVSLDEVPRHLVDAVLSVEDKRFYRHWGVDLVRWPKILIRDLAILLKSPNAPLHGGSTLTMQLARDLFLTKEQTLTRKLKELILTLKIERTYSKDEILTMYINQIYFGAGAWGVESTARSVFGVSASDLRIEESALIAGMAKNPWAYNPLRFPERASRRRDLALYLMARNQVISEWECDSLKTIPLSVVGRMGPRARTGSYFLEHVRKHLIDRYGYDRLYREGLVVHTSIDSTLQAQAEVRMEEHLAYLEKSMKYEDTYETVSAMLDTAATIPASRQYLQGAAILLDSEDGAIRAMLGGRDFRHSEYNRAVQSSRQPGSSFKPFVYLAALENGLAPSDQILDAPLVVKQRGQEPWKPRNHSGKFKGEVTLRHALDKSINIPAVRLIQRLGPSTVIDYARRLGIDSPLPNVLSLALGAADVPLIEITGAYGTLARGGVLSEPYAILRVVDRWGHVLEEHQAERREVLDSKTCYLMTNMLQSVITQGTGVRARRMGLTRPAAGKTGTTDNNNDAWFVGYTPDYVCGVWVGFDERKDMGRWMEGAHAALPIWTGIMLAAHDSLEVREFEVPEGVGKLAVCRESSLLPTRYCPETMQEVFIEGREPNRPCDRHSLSSSQWRGSGSEFRDMDRQSMEVDEFNSP; the protein is encoded by the coding sequence ATGAGCAGACACTGGAAAAACAAAAAACGATGGCGGCTGCTGAGATGGCTTCTCAGCTTTCGCGTCTTGAGCATCCTGCTCACTTTCGGGATGGGCATGTCCATTGCCCTGCTGGTCTGGCTCTCCCGGGACCTGCCCTCCACTACGCGGCTTCAGGTGATCACACACAATCTCAAGACGCAGGTTCTTGATCGCAATGGAAAAGTCTATGGCTCCTTTGGCACCGAGAACCGGGTGGCCGTCAGTCTGGATGAAGTGCCCCGGCATCTGGTCGATGCCGTTCTCTCCGTGGAGGACAAACGATTCTATCGCCACTGGGGAGTGGATCTGGTTCGCTGGCCGAAAATCCTGATTCGGGATCTTGCCATTCTGCTCAAGAGTCCCAATGCCCCACTGCACGGGGGAAGCACCCTGACCATGCAGCTGGCCCGGGACCTTTTCCTTACCAAGGAGCAAACTCTCACCAGAAAACTGAAAGAGCTGATCCTGACCCTGAAGATCGAGAGAACCTACTCGAAAGATGAGATTCTCACGATGTACATCAACCAGATCTATTTTGGTGCGGGGGCATGGGGAGTGGAGTCCACGGCGCGGAGTGTCTTTGGCGTTTCCGCATCGGATCTTCGCATTGAAGAAAGTGCGCTGATTGCAGGAATGGCGAAAAACCCCTGGGCCTACAATCCGCTTCGCTTTCCGGAAAGAGCGTCCCGCAGAAGGGATCTGGCTCTTTACCTCATGGCAAGGAACCAGGTCATCAGCGAGTGGGAGTGCGACTCCCTGAAAACCATCCCCCTGTCGGTTGTGGGAAGGATGGGACCCAGAGCCAGAACCGGCAGTTACTTTCTGGAACATGTTCGCAAGCACCTGATCGACCGCTACGGCTATGACCGGCTCTACCGAGAGGGGCTGGTGGTTCACACCAGCATTGACTCCACGCTGCAGGCCCAGGCAGAAGTCCGGATGGAAGAACATCTCGCATACCTCGAAAAGTCCATGAAGTATGAGGATACTTATGAGACCGTCTCTGCGATGCTTGATACTGCGGCTACCATTCCCGCCTCCCGCCAGTACTTGCAGGGTGCGGCCATTCTTTTGGACTCAGAAGACGGAGCCATCCGCGCCATGCTTGGAGGAAGGGACTTCCGCCACAGCGAGTACAACCGCGCAGTACAGTCTTCCAGACAGCCGGGTTCTTCCTTCAAACCCTTCGTCTATCTGGCAGCTCTCGAAAACGGGCTCGCGCCCAGTGACCAGATCCTGGATGCACCTCTGGTGGTCAAACAGAGAGGACAGGAACCCTGGAAGCCTCGTAATCACTCCGGCAAGTTCAAGGGCGAGGTCACGCTGCGGCATGCTCTTGACAAGTCCATCAACATTCCGGCGGTGAGACTGATCCAGAGGCTCGGTCCCTCGACCGTGATCGACTATGCACGCCGTCTGGGAATCGACAGCCCCTTGCCAAATGTCCTCTCCCTTGCTCTGGGTGCTGCGGATGTTCCCCTGATTGAAATCACCGGTGCCTACGGGACCCTTGCCAGAGGCGGCGTTCTGAGCGAGCCTTATGCCATCCTCCGCGTCGTGGACCGCTGGGGCCATGTTCTGGAAGAGCATCAGGCAGAACGCAGAGAGGTTCTCGATTCAAAGACATGTTATCTGATGACCAACATGCTGCAGAGCGTCATCACTCAGGGAACCGGAGTTCGTGCGCGCAGGATGGGACTGACCCGGCCGGCCGCCGGAAAAACGGGAACCACGGATAACAACAACGATGCCTGGTTTGTCGGCTACACGCCTGACTATGTCTGTGGTGTCTGGGTGGGCTTCGATGAGCGCAAGGACATGGGTCGCTGGATGGAAGGCGCCCATGCCGCTCTTCCGATCTGGACCGGGATCATGCTCGCGGCCCATGACTCTCTGGAAGTCAGGGAGTTTGAGGTTCCGGAAGGCGTAGGAAAACTGGCAGTCTGCAGAGAGTCGAGCCTCTTGCCCACTCGCTATTGCCCGGAGACGATGCAGGAAGTGTTTATCGAGGGACGGGAACCCAATCGCCCCTGCGATCGTCATTCCCTGAGCAGTTCACAATGGAGAGGATCCGGCTCGGAGTTCCGGGACATGGACCGTCAGTCCATGGAAGTGGACGAGTTCAACAGTCCTTAA
- the fusA gene encoding elongation factor G, whose product MSFETRDIRNIVLLGHQSAGKTTLGQGILYVTGSTSRLERVDEGNSSLDFDSDEIERKMSLVASVGWGEWKKKKINFIDTPGYDDFRGEVVSALRAVEGAILLVRADGGVEGGTEKSWEVLNDQGMPRIIFINRMDKEHADYSETLGQIREQLLGSSVVPFQVPFGSGPAYTGYVDLVHMKAYEFDADNTPKETTIPEGIADEVEELRSVLVEGAAEASEELMEKFFEEGTLSDEEVVEGLSKGIREATLSPVLVGDAYNGRGVRMLMDEVIELLPSPEQRPLEFDGETIAADASGKPLALVFKNINEMNLGDLYFLRVFSGTLEHGKDYHNLSADTGERVGQVYQLTGKNRSEIPSLVAGDIGATVKLKNTKVGDTLGRKGEKPLPEFQFPQPMNEMAIFASSKGDEEKLGTGLNRLAHEDPSFSFRFDPDVKQSILSVQGDTQMDVILHRLKRKFNVGVETEKPRIPYRETISKPVDTHYRHKKQTGGRGQFGEVYVKYEPLTRGDGFEFLNEITGGVIPGKFIPAVEKGIREAMEAGANSGFVVVDVRARLHFGSFHNVDSDEHSFKLAGANSLKEGVKQAAPILLEPIYDLEITVPDENLGDIMGDISGRRGRIVGTDQCGKYQIVKASAPLAELHKYGTQLRSITGGRASFSWNFSHYDPVPHDQMEKILAEAASSDD is encoded by the coding sequence ATGAGTTTCGAGACCCGGGATATCCGCAATATCGTTCTCCTTGGACACCAGAGTGCCGGCAAAACAACACTTGGGCAGGGAATACTCTATGTGACCGGATCAACCTCCCGACTCGAGCGTGTGGATGAGGGGAACAGCAGTCTCGATTTCGATTCGGATGAGATCGAGCGCAAGATGTCTCTTGTCGCAAGCGTGGGCTGGGGTGAATGGAAAAAGAAGAAGATCAACTTCATCGATACTCCCGGATACGATGATTTCCGCGGGGAAGTGGTCTCCGCGCTTCGTGCGGTGGAAGGAGCCATTCTTCTGGTTCGCGCCGATGGCGGTGTGGAAGGGGGAACGGAAAAGTCCTGGGAAGTTCTGAATGATCAGGGAATGCCCCGCATCATCTTCATCAACCGGATGGACAAGGAGCACGCCGACTATTCGGAAACTCTGGGTCAGATCCGGGAGCAGCTTCTTGGCTCTTCCGTGGTTCCTTTTCAGGTTCCCTTTGGCTCCGGGCCAGCCTACACGGGCTACGTCGATCTCGTTCACATGAAGGCCTATGAGTTCGATGCGGACAATACACCGAAAGAAACGACCATCCCTGAAGGCATTGCGGACGAAGTCGAGGAACTTCGTTCTGTTTTGGTGGAGGGAGCGGCCGAGGCCAGCGAAGAACTGATGGAGAAGTTCTTCGAAGAAGGAACCCTGAGTGACGAGGAAGTGGTCGAGGGTCTTTCGAAGGGAATCCGCGAGGCGACCCTCTCGCCGGTTCTCGTGGGAGATGCCTACAACGGTCGCGGTGTCCGTATGCTGATGGATGAAGTCATTGAACTTCTTCCCTCCCCTGAACAGCGTCCCCTTGAGTTCGATGGAGAAACGATCGCGGCCGATGCCTCCGGAAAACCTCTGGCGCTGGTTTTCAAGAACATCAATGAGATGAATCTCGGAGACCTTTATTTCCTGCGCGTTTTTTCCGGGACTCTTGAGCATGGCAAGGACTACCACAACCTCAGTGCAGACACCGGGGAGCGAGTGGGGCAGGTCTATCAGTTGACCGGCAAGAACCGGAGCGAGATTCCCAGTCTGGTGGCCGGCGACATCGGTGCAACGGTGAAGCTGAAGAACACCAAGGTGGGGGATACGCTTGGCAGAAAGGGCGAGAAGCCACTGCCGGAGTTTCAATTCCCTCAGCCCATGAACGAAATGGCGATCTTTGCCTCGAGCAAGGGCGATGAGGAAAAACTGGGAACGGGACTGAACCGCCTGGCTCATGAGGATCCTAGCTTCTCCTTCCGCTTCGATCCGGATGTGAAACAGAGCATCCTCTCGGTGCAGGGAGACACGCAGATGGATGTCATCCTCCACCGACTCAAGAGAAAGTTCAATGTGGGGGTCGAAACGGAGAAACCCCGGATCCCGTACCGCGAGACGATCAGTAAACCTGTGGATACACACTACCGGCACAAGAAGCAGACCGGTGGGCGCGGGCAGTTCGGGGAAGTGTATGTGAAGTACGAGCCCCTGACCCGTGGCGATGGCTTTGAATTCCTCAACGAGATTACGGGCGGAGTGATCCCCGGCAAGTTTATCCCTGCAGTAGAAAAGGGAATTCGTGAAGCCATGGAGGCGGGTGCAAACTCAGGCTTCGTGGTGGTGGATGTGCGAGCTCGTCTGCACTTCGGTTCTTTCCACAATGTGGACTCCGATGAGCACTCCTTCAAACTGGCCGGTGCCAACAGTCTGAAAGAAGGCGTGAAACAGGCGGCCCCGATCCTTCTTGAACCCATCTATGATCTGGAGATTACCGTTCCCGATGAGAATCTGGGAGATATCATGGGAGACATTTCCGGGCGCAGGGGCAGGATTGTCGGAACCGATCAGTGCGGCAAGTACCAGATCGTGAAAGCTTCCGCTCCTCTTGCAGAACTGCACAAGTATGGAACCCAGCTTCGTTCGATCACCGGGGGCAGGGCCAGCTTTTCCTGGAACTTCTCTCATTATGATCCGGTCCCTCACGATCAGATGGAGAAGATTCTTGCGGAGGCGGCTTCCTCCGACGATTAG
- a CDS encoding putative glycoside hydrolase produces MNHKGVLLAGMAFLLLVPVEAPGEVQDFPHPSAPRLANYYLRKDVEGKEDILSRWDLLIIGYPLLDSSPLFFHQIRQLNPEQKILVYFNPVLVTEIPRSAPGELEYDYYEGLHPEWYAYTEFGDPISYWPSTFHMNITRHCPEVEGLSYRDYMLGFIEERFFPLIEEGAIDGIFLDEMSGGGYLWWDPLFEGTFDYNNDSVPDEPDSVAVWLLEGLIEVADFVGGNNPPGSLIQGNNCKPYHGGLDGKFYEAFPAFWENDLPGSLHDLDIWNSVQGAPNAITVNGLHPSDNIRRFRHRYTASLLSDNYFSYDHDTYDHFQLDWFELFDFELGFPRGHRYTLLEDPLIVEDFELGMGHTVIPSDSVNWSYSDNPDHVIQGEKSLYLESQQEYEYPFLAEIQLSNGFTPDQPYVISFRYRVLDTEAEHGKIWLKAWDLSGDPASALSSVEAKVEAGAEGLFRAKMNLEDFPDYRLYLRSHENVTLLIDSLTVVEGRGGLWARDYDYGTVVCNNSEMSRILPYNPDWVMVDADLQREHNPGWQVGHPIYLPHEDGLVFRRAEVWTSSPPVPTQKLRLEGPWPNPGNPAFSLLLQGREGERAEVSLHDIRGRRIASLWSGPLGPDGLRLDFRSGQAPLPCLAAGLYLIRVESEGETLSRKWLLLP; encoded by the coding sequence ATGAATCACAAGGGTGTTCTGCTGGCCGGCATGGCCTTTCTTCTTCTTGTCCCCGTAGAAGCTCCCGGAGAGGTGCAGGATTTTCCTCACCCTTCGGCACCACGCCTTGCGAATTACTATCTGCGAAAGGATGTGGAGGGAAAAGAGGACATCCTCTCCCGCTGGGATCTTCTGATTATCGGCTATCCTCTTCTTGACAGTTCACCGCTTTTCTTTCACCAGATTCGGCAACTGAACCCTGAGCAGAAGATCCTGGTCTACTTCAATCCGGTGTTGGTTACGGAAATTCCCAGGTCGGCTCCCGGAGAACTCGAGTACGATTACTACGAGGGTCTGCATCCTGAGTGGTACGCCTATACCGAATTCGGGGATCCGATTTCATACTGGCCCAGCACCTTTCACATGAACATCACCCGCCACTGCCCGGAGGTGGAAGGCCTGAGCTACCGGGACTATATGCTGGGCTTCATTGAGGAGCGGTTCTTCCCTCTTATCGAGGAGGGAGCGATCGATGGCATATTCCTGGATGAGATGAGCGGCGGAGGATATCTCTGGTGGGATCCGCTCTTTGAAGGCACCTTTGATTACAACAACGATTCTGTCCCCGACGAACCGGACAGTGTTGCGGTCTGGTTGCTGGAGGGTCTCATCGAGGTGGCCGATTTCGTGGGGGGCAACAACCCTCCCGGCTCCCTGATTCAGGGCAACAACTGCAAACCCTATCATGGAGGACTGGATGGCAAGTTTTATGAGGCCTTTCCGGCATTCTGGGAGAACGATCTTCCCGGCTCACTCCATGATCTGGATATCTGGAACTCCGTACAAGGGGCGCCGAATGCCATCACGGTGAACGGGCTTCATCCCAGTGACAACATCCGTCGCTTTCGACACCGATATACGGCCAGCCTTCTCTCGGACAACTACTTCAGCTACGACCATGACACCTATGATCACTTCCAGCTCGATTGGTTTGAGCTCTTCGATTTCGAACTGGGCTTCCCCCGGGGCCATCGATACACCCTTCTGGAAGATCCCCTGATTGTGGAGGATTTCGAACTGGGAATGGGCCATACAGTGATCCCGTCAGATTCTGTGAACTGGTCGTATTCAGACAATCCTGATCATGTGATCCAGGGCGAGAAGAGCCTATACCTGGAGAGCCAACAGGAATACGAGTACCCTTTTCTGGCGGAGATCCAGCTTTCGAATGGATTTACTCCGGATCAGCCCTATGTGATCTCCTTCCGCTACCGGGTTCTGGACACCGAAGCCGAGCACGGGAAGATCTGGCTCAAGGCCTGGGATCTGAGCGGAGATCCGGCCAGCGCTCTCAGTTCCGTGGAGGCAAAGGTGGAAGCGGGGGCAGAGGGCCTCTTTCGAGCAAAGATGAATCTGGAAGATTTTCCGGACTATCGGCTTTATCTCCGTTCCCATGAAAATGTAACCCTGCTTATCGACTCTTTGACGGTTGTGGAGGGTAGGGGGGGACTCTGGGCCAGAGACTATGACTACGGCACAGTGGTCTGCAATAACAGCGAGATGAGCAGGATCCTGCCCTACAATCCCGATTGGGTCATGGTCGATGCTGACCTGCAGAGAGAACATAATCCGGGTTGGCAGGTGGGGCATCCCATCTACCTTCCTCACGAAGATGGCCTGGTCTTCCGCCGGGCGGAGGTATGGACTTCCTCTCCCCCGGTTCCAACGCAGAAGCTCCGGCTGGAAGGTCCCTGGCCCAATCCGGGGAACCCGGCCTTTTCCCTGCTCTTGCAGGGCAGGGAAGGCGAGAGAGCGGAGGTGTCGCTTCACGACATCCGGGGGCGACGGATTGCAAGTCTCTGGAGTGGGCCGCTTGGGCCGGACGGCCTTCGTCTTGATTTCCGAAGCGGACAGGCGCCGCTTCCGTGCCTGGCGGCAGGGCTCTACCTGATCCGGGTGGAGAGTGAGGGAGAGACCCTGTCCCGAAAGTGGCTTCTGCTCCCCTGA